Genomic DNA from Corallococcus silvisoli:
GCTCACGCTGCGACCGCACCTCACGCCGCGCCACCTGGTGCTGGACGTGGGCAGCGTCAAGGTGAAGCCCGTGGAGGCGCTGACGGAGGTGCTGGGGGCCCAGGTGCCCTGGGTCGGGACGCATCCCCTCTTCGGGCCCTTGAGCCTCGCGATGGCGGAGCGGCCCATGCGCGTCGTGCTCTGCCCCAACCCGCTGCATCCGGACGCGGCCCCGCGCGCGCGGCGCTTCTACGAGGCGCTGGGGTGCGAGGTCATCGAACAGACGCCGGAGGGACACGACCGGGTGATGGCCCGGACGCACGCGCTCACGTTCTTCGTGGCCAAGGGGATGGTGGACTCCGGCTCCGCGGTGGACGTGCCCTTCGCGCCCGCGAGCTTCAAGGCGCTCTCGCGCACCATCGAGACGGTGCGCATGGACGCGGGGCACCTCTTCAACGCCATCCAACAGGAGAACCCCTTCGCGACCGAGGCGCGCGGGCGGTTGCTCGCGGCGCTCCAGGCCATCCACCGCGACCTGGAAGTCCTTCCCTCCGGAGTCCAGGCGCGGGAGGCGGCGGGGCTCTCAGCCCCTGGGCTGGAGCCGGGCCCCCCGGAGGTCCGCGAGCCGCGCGAGCACATCGACCAGCTGGACCGGGAGCTGGTGGAGCTGCTCGCCCGCCGCGCGGAGCTGGCCCGTCGCCAGCGCCGCGCCCAGCCTCCCGGTAACGAGCCGGCGCGCAAGGAGGCGCTGCTCGCCGTGCGCCGCGCTTGGGCCCGGGAGCTGGGCCTGGAGCCCCAGGAGGTGGAGGCCCTCTTCCGCGTCGTGCTTGACGCCCGGGGCTGAGGCGGGACGTCAGATGGCGTCGTCCAGCCAGTCGAACATCCGGTGGTTGGCGACGGCCTGCGCCCCTTCCTGGCAGTGCAGCAGGCCCGTGTCCTCCGCGGTGAAGAGCAGGTAGTCCTTGGGGCAGCTCAGCGAGTCGAAGAGCAGCCGGGCCTGTCCCTGGGAGAACGCCTCCGCGGTGCCGTCCATCACCAGCGTCCGGCAGTGGATGCGGTGGACGACGGGCTCGTTGTTGAACTCGCGCAGCTTGAAGAGCAGGTCCGAAGGCGAGCTCGCGCCGTGCTTGCACATCGAGTCCTTCATGTACCAGCGATACAGGAACACCTGCGACATCAGCTGGGCCATGGCCGCGTCGAAGGCCCGGGGGTCGCTCTCCAGCAGCGGCATCACGTCCGGGAAGTAGGTGTTGAACTGCTCGAAGGAGGACTGGCCCCAGTTCAGGACGCCGGGATTGGGGATGAGGATCTTGATGCGCCGCTCGAACGCCGCGGCGCGGGGCACCAGCGCGCCCCCCATGCTCCATCCCAGGAGCGCGATGCGCCGCGAGTCCACTCCCGCGATGCACACGGCGAAGTCCACCACCGGCCGGATGACGTTCTCCCAGTCTGGACGGAAGGGCAGCCCCTGCTCGCGGATGGCCATGCCCTGCCCGGGCGCGTGCACGAGGAGGCAGTGGTAGCCCCGCGCGAGGGCCGCGTCCACGACGTACTTGGACTCCTCCGGCCACGCGTCGCGCCCCTGCTGGAAGATGAGCAGCGGCGCGAGGGTCCGGGCGCTCGGCGAGCGGAAGAAGTAGCCGGGCAGCGTCGTCCGCTCATAGGGGATGCGCACCGGCGTCCCTGGGATCCGGAGCAGCGTCAGGGCCTTGTTGTACGCATCCACCGCCTTGCGCCCGGTGGCCACCACGCTCGGGTGGGTGGGCTCGGGGTGGTGGATGAGGGCGGCGCGGTAGTAGTTGGCGGCGCGCAGATAGGCATTGCCGGCGCTGAGGGTGTGACGCTTGGCCAGGCTCGCGTCGCCCATGGTGCGGATGCGGTCGGCGGTGTGGACCCACTCGTTGGGCCAGCTCCAGTCATCCCCCGGGACGACGCGCCGCGCGGTGTCCAGCACCTCGCTGATGTCCGCCTGGGCGCTGTAGGTCGCGGCCAGGAAGTGGAGGAGCTGGCTCTCCATGATGGGGTCCTCCATCAATCCCAGCTCATACCAGGGCGTGGGCGCCGCAGCGGAGGCGGAGGCCCCGGACGGGGGCTGGGCCGCGAGGGAAGGAGCGCCCCGGAGGAGCGCGAGCCCCCCGGTGAGCCCAAGGCTGGCTTGGATGAGGGAGCGACGGTCCAATGAGATGCCCATGGTCTGTGACCTCCAGCGAAACAAGTGGCTGGAGGATCGAACACCGGGCGTCTCCGCATCTGTCACTCGCCGCGCGTCACCGCGTGGCCAGGAGGGCGAAGACGCGGTGGGGGACGGCGAGGGGCGCTCGCGGGAAGCGGTCCGCCAGGAGCTTCGCGTGCGCGACATCGAAGCGGGCGGCCTCGTCGCTGGAGAGCACCGGGCCCACCTTGGCGCTGGCGCGCACCCGCCCCATCCACGCCTCATGCGAGTAGTGAACGACCGTGTCGAAGGTGAAGGACTCCAGGCCGGTGAAGCCCGCGGTGGCCACGTCGATGAACCAGCGCGGGTAGACGCCCGCATCGTTCCCGAAGCTGACGTACGGCGCGACCTGTGAGGGATTGAACGTGTCGATGAGCGTGTGAACCACCTCCACGACGTTGCCCGGCAATGGCAGCCAGTCGAAGTGCGCG
This window encodes:
- a CDS encoding prephenate dehydrogenase/arogenate dehydrogenase family protein, translating into MPQVALVGYGRFGRALGTLLEAAELGYRAMDPVAEPPEPLRARSVPELLEGAELVVVAVPVPRMREVLLTLRPHLTPRHLVLDVGSVKVKPVEALTEVLGAQVPWVGTHPLFGPLSLAMAERPMRVVLCPNPLHPDAAPRARRFYEALGCEVIEQTPEGHDRVMARTHALTFFVAKGMVDSGSAVDVPFAPASFKALSRTIETVRMDAGHLFNAIQQENPFATEARGRLLAALQAIHRDLEVLPSGVQAREAAGLSAPGLEPGPPEVREPREHIDQLDRELVELLARRAELARRQRRAQPPGNEPARKEALLAVRRAWARELGLEPQEVEALFRVVLDARG
- a CDS encoding alpha/beta hydrolase family protein — its product is MGISLDRRSLIQASLGLTGGLALLRGAPSLAAQPPSGASASAAAPTPWYELGLMEDPIMESQLLHFLAATYSAQADISEVLDTARRVVPGDDWSWPNEWVHTADRIRTMGDASLAKRHTLSAGNAYLRAANYYRAALIHHPEPTHPSVVATGRKAVDAYNKALTLLRIPGTPVRIPYERTTLPGYFFRSPSARTLAPLLIFQQGRDAWPEESKYVVDAALARGYHCLLVHAPGQGMAIREQGLPFRPDWENVIRPVVDFAVCIAGVDSRRIALLGWSMGGALVPRAAAFERRIKILIPNPGVLNWGQSSFEQFNTYFPDVMPLLESDPRAFDAAMAQLMSQVFLYRWYMKDSMCKHGASSPSDLLFKLREFNNEPVVHRIHCRTLVMDGTAEAFSQGQARLLFDSLSCPKDYLLFTAEDTGLLHCQEGAQAVANHRMFDWLDDAI